Proteins found in one Hevea brasiliensis isolate MT/VB/25A 57/8 chromosome 18, ASM3005281v1, whole genome shotgun sequence genomic segment:
- the LOC131175917 gene encoding uncharacterized protein LOC131175917: MASQSIKQADKLTWIIDSGCTSHMAKNKSLFTHLDNSFRTKVKLGNGELVQAKGKGTVVVQSKQGIKCIPDVLYIPFLDQNLLSVAQMIKKDYSLYFKYLCCHIYDVNGCELVKVNMIDNSFPLVSTGVSQHVNSAKIDDSWMWHRKFGHYNMNSLRSMQNQDMVRDMPEISICNEQSGCVIKALRSDNGKEYTSNEFDKLCEEAGIKNQLSVPYSPQQNGVSERKNKTIVEMAKCMLKMKGLPKEFWAEAEYTAMYLLNRLPSRSVEGKTPIEAWLKTKPSTKHLRLFGFICYIHIPDAKRVKLDDKAELGIFLGYAATSKGYRIYNIKTKKVVIC; encoded by the exons ATGGCTTCACAATCAATCAAACAAGCAGACAAACTCACCTGGATTATTGACAGTGGGTGTACAAGTCACATGGCAAAAAATAAAAGCTTGTTCACTCATTTAGATAACTCTTTTAGAACTAAGGTGAAGCTTGGAAATGGTGAGTTGGTTCAAGCTAAGGGAAAAGGAACAGTTGTTGTGCAATCCAAGCAAGGTATTAAATGCATTCCTGATGTTCTTTACATCCCTTTCTTAGATCAAAACCTCTTAAGTGTTGCTCAAATGATTAAAAAGGATTATTCCTTATATTTCAAATATTTATGCTGTCATATTTATGATGTTAATGGCTGTGAATTGGTCAAGGTTAACATGATTGATAATAGTTTTCCCTTAGTGTCTACTGGTGTATCTCAAcatgtgaatagtgctaaaattgaTGATTCTTGGATGTGGCATAGAAAGTTTGGGCATTATAATATGAATTCCTTAAGGTCTATGCAAAATCAAGACATGGTTAGGGATATGCCTGAAATCTCTATCTGTAATGAA CAAAGTGGATGTGTCATTAAAGCTTTGAGGTCTGACAACGGAAAAGAGTACACTTCGAATGAATTTGATAAATTATGTGAGGAAGCTGGAATTAAGAATCAACTTTCAGTGCCTTACTCACCACAACAGAATGGAGTTTCTGAGAGGAAGAACAAAACTATTGTTGAAATGGCTAAATGCATGTTGAAGATGAAGGGACTTCCTAAAGAGTTTTGGGCTGAAGCTGAATATACAGCTATGTATTTACTGAACAGGTTGCCCAGTAGATCAGTTGAAGGTAAGACACCCATAGAAGCTTGGCTTAAGACTAAACCTTCTACAAAACATTTGAGGCTTTTTGGTTTTATCTGTTACATTCATATTCCTGATGCCAAGAGAGTTAAATTGGATGATAAAGCAGAGTTGGGAATCTTCTTGGGTTATGCAGCAACATCCAAGGGATAtagaatttataatataaaaacaaAGAAAGTTGTGATATGCTGA